The proteins below come from a single Triticum aestivum cultivar Chinese Spring chromosome 5D, IWGSC CS RefSeq v2.1, whole genome shotgun sequence genomic window:
- the LOC123122099 gene encoding uncharacterized protein codes for MGAPVLGGKRRAYGDADAFPSKRRATAEAEAPDWTSLHPDITSLIAERLLAEDMTEYMRFRFVCSHWRASTVSPRDATLAARRFHPRGWVALCDGNGVRPVEDAAITFFHTATSRVSRLSLPGLRRHRIVGFTDGLLIVLDTRAAVIRVVHPFTRVVVELPHLATFIHCVLSKQESFTMDSFVWMNATVCVAGPSSIAVVIWFPNMPLVICAQPGDKGWKIIHTNIQFSNTLPFNGGLYGVTRAGRQLVQVYPVHHDPHANLVVAEVPKELGYAESYLYYLVESMGAMLVAVGSSCG; via the coding sequence ATGGGGGCGCCGGTATTGGGAGGCAAGCGCAGGGCATACGGCGACGCCGACGCGTTCCCTAGTAAGCGccgggcgacggcggaggcggaggcaCCGGATTGGACGTCGCTCCACCCCGACATCACCAGCCTCATCGCCGAGCGGCTGCTGGCGGAGGACATGACGGAGTACATGCGGTTCCGCTTCGTGTGCTCGCACTGGCGCGCGTCGACGGTCAGCCCGCGGGACGCCACGCTGGCCGCCCGCCGCTTCCACCCGCGTGGCTGGGTCGCCCTCTGCGACGGCAACGGCGTCCGCCCGGTCGAAGACGCCGCGATCACCTTCTTCCACACGGCCACCAGCAGGGTTTCCAGGCTCTCCCTGCCGGGGCTCCGGCGGCACCGGATCGTCGGCTTCACTGACGGCCTCCTAATCGTGCTTGACACGCGCGCCGCAGTCATCCGTGTTGTCCACCCCTTCACCCGCGTCGTCGTCGAGCTGCCCCACCTGGCCACCTTCATCCACTGTGTGCTCAGCAAGCAGGAATCGTTCACCATGGACTCGTTCGTCTGGATGAACGCCACGGTGTGTGTCGCCGGCCCCAGCTCCATTGCCGTCGTGATCTGGTTCCCCAACATGCCCTTGGTGATCTGCGCTCAGCCCGGTGACAAGGGCTGGAAGATCATCCACACCAATATCCAATTCTCCAACACTTTGCCGTTCAACGGCGGGCTATACGGTGTGACGCGAGCTGGGAGGCAGCTGGTGCAGGTGTATCCAGTTCATCATGATCCGCATGCCAATCTGGTGGTGGCCGAGGTGCCAAAAGAGCTTGGTTATGCTGAGAGCTACCTCTACTACCTTGTGGAGTCCATGGGAGCCATGCTTGTCGCCGTCGGGAGCTCGTGCGGGTGA